Proteins from a genomic interval of Anaerolineales bacterium:
- a CDS encoding heavy-metal-associated domain-containing protein gives MEEIVLDLPSMYADHHVLVVRNALDGIKGIEEIYASSAWRQLLVTFDPKVIDPSKIEETLEGAGYPVGEAKATAIVTADDIKRDPHWESLGSRNTKTNIADLKMSGEFRRY, from the coding sequence ATGGAAGAAATCGTTCTCGACCTGCCGTCCATGTATGCGGATCACCACGTGCTTGTGGTGAGGAACGCATTGGACGGAATCAAAGGCATCGAAGAAATCTATGCAAGTTCGGCATGGAGACAGCTTCTCGTGACCTTCGATCCAAAGGTTATCGATCCTTCGAAGATCGAAGAGACGCTGGAAGGGGCAGGATATCCGGTCGGTGAAGCGAAGGCAACAGCGATTGTGACCGCCGATGACATCAAACGAGATCCACATTGGGAAAGCCTCGGATCTCGCAACACCAAAACGAACATTGCGGACCTCAAGATGTCGGGCGAATTTCGTCGGTATTAA
- a CDS encoding response regulator yields MQETAHILVVDDEPSVREGLSDMLSICGHIVTCANDGQQGLELFHKALERDELPPFDILIFDIKMPNMSGLELMERVVKLDPEIPIIIITGHGDSNTATYALAGGAYDYITKPLEPDLVLDAVTRALAIGRLRRRFRKTVQNAGVIGAITSGIAKELDTPLNNITRAAEELSKQLNQIKHLTSLTLQADDLPETNIPIADIDMDPAYKQIEVITRSVLHCIRLLEALDLQPPQDH; encoded by the coding sequence ATGCAAGAGACGGCGCACATCCTCGTCGTGGACGATGAACCTTCCGTCCGTGAAGGTCTCAGCGACATGCTCTCCATCTGCGGGCACATCGTCACCTGCGCCAACGACGGCCAACAGGGCTTGGAACTCTTTCATAAGGCGCTCGAACGCGACGAGCTTCCCCCGTTCGACATTCTCATCTTCGACATCAAGATGCCGAACATGTCGGGGCTGGAATTGATGGAACGCGTCGTAAAATTGGACCCCGAGATTCCCATCATCATCATCACGGGCCACGGCGATTCGAACACGGCCACCTATGCGTTGGCCGGCGGAGCTTACGACTACATCACCAAGCCGCTCGAACCGGACCTGGTGCTGGATGCCGTCACCCGCGCCCTGGCAATCGGTCGTTTGAGACGACGCTTTAGGAAAACCGTTCAGAACGCCGGGGTCATCGGAGCCATCACCTCCGGGATCGCGAAAGAACTGGATACGCCCCTCAACAACATCACGCGGGCCGCCGAAGAACTCTCCAAGCAGCTCAATCAAATCAAACACCTCACCAGCCTCACCTTGCAGGCGGATGACCTGCCCGAAACGAACATTCCCATCGCAGACATCGACATGGATCCCGCCTATAAACAGATCGAGGTGATCACCCGTTCCGTGCTGCACTGCATCCGATTACTCGAAGCCCTGGATTTGCAGCCCCCACAGGATCACTAG
- the cooS gene encoding anaerobic carbon-monoxide dehydrogenase catalytic subunit, which yields MARKMRSPEEASQDQATIGMLEFAQEHEYETSFFRADSMAPCPIGSDGMCCKVCGMGPCRLVKDGQTGVCGATIETVGARNFARMVAAGAASHSDHGRDLAYTLLAAAEGHAPDYKVRDPAKLAEMADYLGVEVKGKSIEDLAQEVALKALEEFGKPRGEITYIKRAPEKRQQIWHNLGITPRNVDREIVEIMHRTHVGNDQDAEHILDQAMRTALGDGWGGSMLATDLSDVLFGTPGPVISEANLGVLKQDEVNIIIHGHEPTLSEMIVAAAQDPELIEYAKSKGAKGITLGGICCTANETLMRQGVPLAGNFLQQELAILTGAVEAMVVDIQCIMQGVVKLADKFHTEVITTSPKAKITGATHMEFDELRAMEIAKDIVRTACDRFPERGEMRIPDEHTPLIPGFSHEYINYALGGVYRGSLRPLNDAIAAGRIRGVVANIGCNNARVCHDKLHREVVTEFIKNDVLVVETGCGAIASAKQGYMTPEAALEYAGPGLREVCEAVGIPPVLHMGSCVDNSRILTVLAQMATEGGLGEDISDIPAVGLAPEWMSEKAISIATYCVASGAYVIMGHSSPVSGIEEVTRLISDGWEEKVGGRLEFCNDSEEIVRRSLAHIDKKRADLGLHEYDPSKWGQSGDWRIDELVELPLPERINAVYGNQAK from the coding sequence ATGGCAAGGAAAATGAGATCTCCAGAGGAAGCGAGTCAAGATCAAGCCACGATAGGTATGCTCGAGTTTGCCCAAGAACATGAATATGAGACTTCCTTCTTTCGCGCGGATTCAATGGCCCCCTGTCCCATCGGCAGCGACGGTATGTGCTGTAAGGTTTGCGGAATGGGACCCTGCCGCCTGGTAAAGGACGGCCAGACCGGGGTTTGCGGTGCGACCATCGAGACGGTAGGTGCCCGCAATTTTGCCCGCATGGTTGCGGCAGGAGCCGCCTCGCACTCCGACCACGGACGCGATCTGGCCTACACGCTTCTGGCGGCGGCAGAAGGCCACGCCCCGGACTACAAGGTTCGTGATCCGGCGAAATTGGCGGAAATGGCTGACTACCTCGGCGTAGAGGTGAAGGGCAAATCCATAGAAGACCTCGCCCAAGAAGTTGCTTTGAAAGCACTGGAAGAATTCGGTAAACCCCGCGGCGAGATCACTTACATCAAACGCGCACCAGAGAAGAGACAACAAATCTGGCACAATCTGGGCATCACGCCCCGCAACGTCGATCGTGAAATCGTCGAGATCATGCACCGCACGCACGTGGGCAACGATCAGGACGCGGAACACATTCTCGACCAGGCCATGCGCACCGCGTTGGGCGACGGATGGGGCGGATCGATGCTCGCCACCGATCTTTCCGACGTGCTCTTCGGCACGCCAGGCCCCGTCATTTCCGAGGCGAATCTGGGCGTCCTGAAACAGGACGAAGTCAACATCATCATCCACGGTCACGAACCCACACTCTCCGAGATGATCGTCGCCGCCGCACAAGACCCTGAATTGATCGAGTACGCAAAAAGCAAGGGCGCCAAGGGCATCACCCTGGGCGGCATCTGCTGCACGGCGAACGAGACGCTGATGCGCCAGGGCGTACCCCTGGCAGGGAATTTCCTCCAACAGGAATTGGCCATCCTGACGGGAGCCGTCGAAGCCATGGTGGTGGACATCCAATGCATCATGCAGGGAGTGGTGAAGCTCGCTGATAAATTCCACACCGAAGTGATCACCACGTCACCCAAGGCAAAAATCACCGGCGCCACCCACATGGAATTCGATGAACTGCGTGCCATGGAGATCGCCAAGGACATCGTGCGAACCGCCTGCGATCGCTTCCCCGAACGCGGCGAAATGAGGATCCCCGATGAACACACGCCGCTCATCCCCGGTTTTTCGCACGAATACATAAATTATGCCCTGGGTGGGGTCTACCGCGGTTCCCTCCGGCCGCTCAATGACGCCATTGCGGCTGGACGTATCCGCGGCGTCGTCGCCAATATCGGCTGCAACAACGCGCGTGTCTGCCACGACAAGCTGCACCGAGAGGTCGTCACCGAGTTCATTAAAAACGACGTGCTCGTGGTCGAAACCGGATGCGGCGCAATCGCCAGCGCCAAGCAAGGCTACATGACTCCGGAGGCGGCACTCGAGTATGCCGGCCCGGGTCTGCGTGAAGTATGTGAAGCCGTGGGAATCCCTCCCGTGCTGCACATGGGTTCGTGCGTGGATAACTCGCGTATTTTGACCGTGCTGGCCCAAATGGCCACAGAAGGCGGCTTAGGGGAAGATATCAGCGACATCCCCGCCGTGGGATTGGCACCGGAATGGATGAGCGAGAAAGCCATTTCTATCGCCACCTACTGCGTCGCATCCGGCGCCTATGTCATCATGGGCCACTCCAGTCCCGTTTCGGGCATCGAAGAAGTCACGCGCCTGATCAGCGACGGTTGGGAAGAAAAAGTTGGCGGCAGACTGGAATTCTGCAACGACAGCGAGGAAATCGTCCGTCGAAGTCTGGCGCACATTGACAAAAAGCGCGCCGACCTCGGGCTGCACGAATACGACCCAAGCAAATGGGGTCAGAGCGGCGATTGGAGAATCGACGAACTTGTGGAATTGCCTTTGCCCGAACGTATTAATGCCGTATACGGTAATCAGGCGAAGTAG
- a CDS encoding ATP-binding protein, with protein LAEQIALLEIGNSLAHASELDDILQLVVKHASPADTPTAKATIHLIDHDSLRLLPRAVSQSSGEPAHAVGFDPNQGIAGRAVHEKRLIYVPDVNKEPDFVNTNEDFRSLIVVPLIIENVPEGTLSVTSPHVDAFDEDTIRQLTSLANQASIALRKAQITERLRKSNAELEMRSKELEASIVELKSTQRQLIQASKLASMGTLTAGIAHEINNPLAGIKLFAQNTKRAQTTGNLKPEKMIQNLEKISDLVDKAAKIIEHLRTFSRQATGHMELMRVNQAVEDSLSMLSEQLKLQNIEINLQLDENLPQVRGDTNQIEQVVLNLITNARDSLDRAEKKEISLRTYQENGLVVIEVADSGSGIPSEIIENVFDPFFTTKPVDKGTGLGLSISHGIVELHGGEIEVESTPDKGSTFRIKLPAVENGAGND; from the coding sequence CTCGCCGAACAAATCGCCCTGCTCGAGATCGGCAACAGCCTGGCGCACGCCTCCGAGCTGGACGACATCCTGCAGCTCGTCGTCAAGCACGCCTCCCCCGCCGACACGCCCACGGCGAAGGCGACCATTCACCTCATCGATCACGACAGCCTGCGGCTGCTGCCGCGCGCCGTTTCACAATCGAGCGGCGAACCCGCCCACGCCGTCGGCTTCGACCCGAATCAAGGCATCGCCGGGCGCGCCGTCCACGAGAAGAGGCTCATCTACGTGCCCGACGTAAACAAGGAACCCGATTTCGTCAACACCAACGAGGATTTCAGATCCCTGATCGTCGTACCGCTCATCATCGAAAACGTCCCCGAGGGCACGCTCAGCGTGACCAGTCCCCACGTGGATGCGTTCGACGAAGACACCATCCGCCAACTGACCTCCCTCGCGAACCAGGCTTCGATCGCCCTGCGCAAGGCCCAGATCACGGAACGCCTGCGCAAATCCAACGCGGAATTGGAGATGCGTTCAAAGGAACTCGAAGCCAGCATCGTGGAATTGAAGTCCACCCAGCGTCAACTCATCCAGGCAAGTAAACTCGCCTCGATGGGCACACTCACCGCCGGAATCGCGCACGAGATCAACAACCCCCTGGCGGGGATCAAGCTCTTCGCCCAAAACACAAAACGCGCCCAGACAACCGGAAATCTCAAGCCCGAGAAGATGATCCAAAACCTGGAGAAAATCAGCGATCTGGTCGACAAGGCCGCGAAGATCATCGAACACCTGCGCACGTTCTCCAGACAGGCAACGGGTCACATGGAACTGATGCGCGTGAATCAGGCGGTCGAAGATTCGTTGAGCATGCTCTCCGAACAACTGAAACTGCAGAACATCGAAATCAACTTGCAGCTCGATGAAAACCTTCCCCAGGTACGAGGCGATACCAATCAGATCGAACAAGTCGTGCTCAACTTGATCACCAACGCACGAGACTCCCTGGATCGGGCTGAAAAAAAGGAAATATCGCTGCGGACGTACCAGGAGAACGGATTGGTGGTGATCGAAGTCGCCGACTCCGGGAGCGGCATCCCGTCCGAGATCATCGAAAACGTCTTCGATCCATTCTTCACGACCAAACCCGTGGACAAAGGGACGGGCCTGGGCTTATCCATAAGTCACGGAATCGTGGAGCTCCATGGCGGAGAGATCGAAGTCGAGAGCACACCCGACAAAGGATCCACTTTCCGGATCAAACTGCCAGCCGTGGAAAATGGAGCGGGAAACGACTGA